A single Oryctolagus cuniculus chromosome 16, mOryCun1.1, whole genome shotgun sequence DNA region contains:
- the TPM4 gene encoding tropomyosin alpha-4 chain isoform X3, whose translation MEAIRKKMQMLKLDKENAVDRAEQAEADRKAAEDRCKQVEEELAHLQKKLKGAEDELDKHCEELRDAQEKLDLSEKKASDAEGDVAALNRRIQLVEEELDRAQERLATALQKLEEAEKAADESERGMKVIENRAMKDEEKMEIQEMQLKEAKHIAEEADRKYEEVARKLVILEGELERAEERAEVSELKCGDLEEELKNVTNNLKSLEAASEKYSEKEDKYEEEIKLLSDKLKEAETRAEFAERTVAKLEKTIDDLEAFFLHPMDELCTRKFKFKALSQVLDHALRDISCPSLKRQLGCPSCVPLTMAETKTWALRLFSLPKCFAKAVKDDSQLGRELASLS comes from the exons atggaggccatccGAAAGAAGATGCAGATGTTGAAGCTGGACAAGGAGAACGCCGTGGACCGCGCCGAGCAGGCCGAGGCGGACAGGAAGGCAGCCGAGGACAGATGCAAGCAG GTGGAAGAGGAGCTGGCGCATCTGCAGAAGAAGCTGAAAGGCGCGGAGGACGAGCTGGACAAGCACTGTGAGGAGCTCAGGGACGCGCAGGAGAAACTGGACCTGAGCGAGAAGAAGGCCTCCGAC GCTGAGGGCGATGTGGCAGCTCTAAATCGGCGCATCCAGCTCGTGGAGGAGGAGTTGGACAGAGCTCAGGAGCGGCTGGCCACCGCCCTGCAGAAACTGGAAGAGGCGGAGAAGGCTGCGGATGAGAGCGAGAG GGGAATGAAGGTGATCGAAAACCGGGCCATGAAAGATGAGGAGAAGATGGAAATCCAAGAGATGCAACTAAAAGAAGCCAAGCACATTGCGGAGGAGGCGGACCGCAAGTACGAGGAG GTAGCCCGGAAGTTGGTCATCCTGGAAGGCGAGCTGGAAAGGGCGGAAGAGCGAGCCGAGGTGTCTGAGCT AAAATGTGGCGATCTTGAAGAAGAGCTCAAGAATGTCACCAATAATCTGAAGTCGCTGGAGGCCGCCTCTGAGAAG TATTCTGAAAAGGAAGATAAATACGAAGAAGAAATTAAACTTCTGTCCGACAAGCTGAAAGAG GCCGAGACACGCGCGGAATTTGCAGAGAGAACGGTCGCCAAACTGGAAAAGACCATCGATGACCTGGAAG CTTTCTTCCTCCACCCTATGGATGAGCTCTGCACAaggaagttcaagttcaaggcTCTCAGCCAGGTGCTGGACCATGCTCTCCGTGATATAAGCTGTCCATCTCTGAAAAGGCAGCTAGGGTGCCCAAGCTGTGTGCCCTTGACCATGGCTGAAACCAAAACGTGGGCGCTTCGGCTTttctcactcccaaaatgctttgCCAAAGCCGTGAAAGACGACAGCCAACTTGGCCGTGAGCTCGCCTCACTTAGCTAG
- the TPM4 gene encoding tropomyosin alpha-4 chain isoform X1: MEAIRKKMQMLKLDKENAVDRAEQAEADRKAAEDRCKQVEEELAHLQKKLKGAEDELDKHCEELRDAQEKLDLSEKKASDAEGDVAALNRRIQLVEEELDRAQERLATALQKLEEAEKAADESERGMKVIENRAMKDEEKMEIQEMQLKEAKHIAEEADRKYEEVARKLVILEGELERAEERAEVSELKCGDLEEELKNVTNNLKSLEAASEKYSEKEDKYEEEIKLLSDKLKEAETRAEFAERTVAKLEKTIDDLEEKLAQAKEENVGLHQTLDQTLNELNCI, encoded by the exons atggaggccatccGAAAGAAGATGCAGATGTTGAAGCTGGACAAGGAGAACGCCGTGGACCGCGCCGAGCAGGCCGAGGCGGACAGGAAGGCAGCCGAGGACAGATGCAAGCAG GTGGAAGAGGAGCTGGCGCATCTGCAGAAGAAGCTGAAAGGCGCGGAGGACGAGCTGGACAAGCACTGTGAGGAGCTCAGGGACGCGCAGGAGAAACTGGACCTGAGCGAGAAGAAGGCCTCCGAC GCTGAGGGCGATGTGGCAGCTCTAAATCGGCGCATCCAGCTCGTGGAGGAGGAGTTGGACAGAGCTCAGGAGCGGCTGGCCACCGCCCTGCAGAAACTGGAAGAGGCGGAGAAGGCTGCGGATGAGAGCGAGAG GGGAATGAAGGTGATCGAAAACCGGGCCATGAAAGATGAGGAGAAGATGGAAATCCAAGAGATGCAACTAAAAGAAGCCAAGCACATTGCGGAGGAGGCGGACCGCAAGTACGAGGAG GTAGCCCGGAAGTTGGTCATCCTGGAAGGCGAGCTGGAAAGGGCGGAAGAGCGAGCCGAGGTGTCTGAGCT AAAATGTGGCGATCTTGAAGAAGAGCTCAAGAATGTCACCAATAATCTGAAGTCGCTGGAGGCCGCCTCTGAGAAG TATTCTGAAAAGGAAGATAAATACGAAGAAGAAATTAAACTTCTGTCCGACAAGCTGAAAGAG GCCGAGACACGCGCGGAATTTGCAGAGAGAACGGTCGCCAAACTGGAAAAGACCATCGATGACCTGGAAG AAAAACTCGCCCAGGCAAAAGAAGAGAACGTGGGCTTACATCAGACACTGGACCAGACGCTAAACGAACTTAACTGTATATAA
- the TPM4 gene encoding tropomyosin alpha-4 chain isoform X4, translated as MAGLNSLEAVKRKIQALQQQADEAEDRAQGLQRELDGERERREKAEGDVAALNRRIQLVEEELDRAQERLATALQKLEEAEKAADESERGMKVIENRAMKDEEKMEIQEMQLKEAKHIAEEADRKYEEVARKLVILEGELERAEERAEVSELKCGDLEEELKNVTNNLKSLEAASEKYSEKEDKYEEEIKLLSDKLKEAETRAEFAERTVAKLEKTIDDLEAFFLHPMDELCTRKFKFKALSQVLDHALRDISCPSLKRQLGCPSCVPLTMAETKTWALRLFSLPKCFAKAVKDDSQLGRELASLS; from the exons ATGGCCGGCCTCAACTCGCTGGAGGCGGTGAAACGCAAGATCCAGGCCCTGCAGCAGCAGGCGGACGAGGCGGAGGACCGCGCGCAGGGCCTACAGCGGGAGCTGGACGGCGAGCGCGAGCGGCGCGAGAAA GCTGAGGGCGATGTGGCAGCTCTAAATCGGCGCATCCAGCTCGTGGAGGAGGAGTTGGACAGAGCTCAGGAGCGGCTGGCCACCGCCCTGCAGAAACTGGAAGAGGCGGAGAAGGCTGCGGATGAGAGCGAGAG GGGAATGAAGGTGATCGAAAACCGGGCCATGAAAGATGAGGAGAAGATGGAAATCCAAGAGATGCAACTAAAAGAAGCCAAGCACATTGCGGAGGAGGCGGACCGCAAGTACGAGGAG GTAGCCCGGAAGTTGGTCATCCTGGAAGGCGAGCTGGAAAGGGCGGAAGAGCGAGCCGAGGTGTCTGAGCT AAAATGTGGCGATCTTGAAGAAGAGCTCAAGAATGTCACCAATAATCTGAAGTCGCTGGAGGCCGCCTCTGAGAAG TATTCTGAAAAGGAAGATAAATACGAAGAAGAAATTAAACTTCTGTCCGACAAGCTGAAAGAG GCCGAGACACGCGCGGAATTTGCAGAGAGAACGGTCGCCAAACTGGAAAAGACCATCGATGACCTGGAAG CTTTCTTCCTCCACCCTATGGATGAGCTCTGCACAaggaagttcaagttcaaggcTCTCAGCCAGGTGCTGGACCATGCTCTCCGTGATATAAGCTGTCCATCTCTGAAAAGGCAGCTAGGGTGCCCAAGCTGTGTGCCCTTGACCATGGCTGAAACCAAAACGTGGGCGCTTCGGCTTttctcactcccaaaatgctttgCCAAAGCCGTGAAAGACGACAGCCAACTTGGCCGTGAGCTCGCCTCACTTAGCTAG
- the TPM4 gene encoding tropomyosin alpha-4 chain isoform X2 codes for MAGLNSLEAVKRKIQALQQQADEAEDRAQGLQRELDGERERREKAEGDVAALNRRIQLVEEELDRAQERLATALQKLEEAEKAADESERGMKVIENRAMKDEEKMEIQEMQLKEAKHIAEEADRKYEEVARKLVILEGELERAEERAEVSELKCGDLEEELKNVTNNLKSLEAASEKYSEKEDKYEEEIKLLSDKLKEAETRAEFAERTVAKLEKTIDDLEEKLAQAKEENVGLHQTLDQTLNELNCI; via the exons ATGGCCGGCCTCAACTCGCTGGAGGCGGTGAAACGCAAGATCCAGGCCCTGCAGCAGCAGGCGGACGAGGCGGAGGACCGCGCGCAGGGCCTACAGCGGGAGCTGGACGGCGAGCGCGAGCGGCGCGAGAAA GCTGAGGGCGATGTGGCAGCTCTAAATCGGCGCATCCAGCTCGTGGAGGAGGAGTTGGACAGAGCTCAGGAGCGGCTGGCCACCGCCCTGCAGAAACTGGAAGAGGCGGAGAAGGCTGCGGATGAGAGCGAGAG GGGAATGAAGGTGATCGAAAACCGGGCCATGAAAGATGAGGAGAAGATGGAAATCCAAGAGATGCAACTAAAAGAAGCCAAGCACATTGCGGAGGAGGCGGACCGCAAGTACGAGGAG GTAGCCCGGAAGTTGGTCATCCTGGAAGGCGAGCTGGAAAGGGCGGAAGAGCGAGCCGAGGTGTCTGAGCT AAAATGTGGCGATCTTGAAGAAGAGCTCAAGAATGTCACCAATAATCTGAAGTCGCTGGAGGCCGCCTCTGAGAAG TATTCTGAAAAGGAAGATAAATACGAAGAAGAAATTAAACTTCTGTCCGACAAGCTGAAAGAG GCCGAGACACGCGCGGAATTTGCAGAGAGAACGGTCGCCAAACTGGAAAAGACCATCGATGACCTGGAAG AAAAACTCGCCCAGGCAAAAGAAGAGAACGTGGGCTTACATCAGACACTGGACCAGACGCTAAACGAACTTAACTGTATATAA